The following DNA comes from Miscanthus floridulus cultivar M001 chromosome 5, ASM1932011v1, whole genome shotgun sequence.
CAAGGGAAGATGATGCCAATGATGACTGGATTAGGGTCTATTTGGGTTATTAGGTCTAAAGTTTAGTTAACTAAGTTGAGGACTAAAACATTAGACCACTTTAGTTTACTTATGCGGTCTAAAGTTTTATGAGATTGTCTAAACTTTAGACAGCACTTAAGACTCCTAATTGGAGCACGCCTTAAGATCTAAAGTGGTCTAAAGTTTAATGACTTAAAGTGGTCCATAAAATCCAAACAGGATCTTAGTTTATCAGGGCAGCAGCAACACGAGGCTAACTCTGGTATTGGCTTCAGGGGAAGTTGCTGGACACATAAGATAGGGAGCACGCGAAGCTATTTCTCTCGTAGCACAGGCCAACGCTCAGCAGTACGTGCCACAAACGCATATTAGAACAGGTGCTTGAAACTTTTATCAGGTGAAGCACTTGTTACTTTAGCACGTACTACTTTACTCTGCAGAACCACTACTTTATGTGAGATAGAGATTTGCTGCATACGTGGAGCATGGGGCTAATGTCCACCGTGTCGCGTCGGGGACGGCCTCACTGAACACTGATTGCACGGCACCTCATACCAAGGATGCAGTCCCTCCGAACTCTTAACCATCAGATAGGACTAAACCAAAAGGGATTATGATAGTTCATGAAAAATTGGAAGCAACTTATAATTCCAAAATCTATGCTCCACTACCATGTTGATTCACCATGAGCATTGTAGTCCCTCCGATCATAGAAACATATAATAACATTTAGGACATGATTTAGTCAAACTATTTACTTTCAAAACATGTACATTATAATTGTACAATTGTATTTATTGAAAAAATCGTTTCAAAACAATTATGATAGTCCATGCCCGTTGCTCTTTTTGAACATAAACTATTTTTAGTTTCCATATGAACCCATTCACCACTTATCTTTGTTATTGCCACAATTTGCTATGCGACCTAACCATGAAAACGTGGTGAACTGGTGATAGTTGCTTCAAAACTTCGGTACAGAACTTCGAGGCACAATTGCCCGAAAAGGATCAAAACGCAAAAGAGTCAGCCAAGCAAAGAAACCGAGAGCAATAATCAGGGAAAGTACAGGGTATGGAAAAGGACCATTTCCTTGCTTATTATGCTGTTTGCTAAGTATCATGGTCTTGGCCTGAACCAGAAAGTTATGCAAGGAGAGAGTTGAGCCGTCAATCAATCATCCATTCACCCTATGTTAATGTAATTTACTCAATACTAGTGACTTCTTTTATATATACCGAATATTTCTGTTACGAATCAGCTGCAGCTAAATGGCTGGCAATGACAGTCATATGAAAAACAGAAGCTGCAACTAAATGTGGCTAGCTTATGTAGTCCGTATGACAAATTAATCCAAGGGAATTAAGTAAACTATACTATTACAAGCTCGGGCACAAAGACGTGAGGGCATAGGGCCAACAGAACTACAGAAGCGTAGTAAACTAGCAAGATAATATCTCAGACATTTCACAATCACCTTATGTGATTGTGCATACATCAAGACAGCTCTGTAGAAATATACTTTCAAGTAAGTTGCTGTCCAAGGATCATAATCAACAGTATACTACTATCAACTCTGGAACAATACATTATCATTTAATAGTCCGCATATCAAATAAAACATAATACTACATGAATACATGACACTGAACTCAAATTGAGAAAACGATACAAGTAGTAGCAAGGAAAACAATAAAATAAAAACATGTAAGGCAATAGCTAAAACATCTTTAGTAATCAAAAGGAGAAAGTTTAGCTTGCCTAACAGAGGATATGTGCAACCCATGGATCAAAAGCGAAGCTGTTGTCAAAAGTGGGTAATTATAGAATGCTAATCAATACCATGGCTCAAGCCATTGAAATTTGTGTCCTCCTTTGATTTTATTAAAAGCTTAGGCCACCAGTTAAGCACTATGGTTTGTAGGAGTCATCCCAAAAAAGATGAGGCTCAAGTTGTGTACAAATTGAACTTGGACAAAGATGGATTTAGTTTTCGAGATCAGATTCAGTTTTGCGATGTTACCTTGTCACTTCTCAGAGATAGTGTCAGGTTTCTATTTTCCAAATGATATTCCAATTCCCACTAAATAAATTGCCGGAGCTTAAAATAGCTAAAGTGCTGACATACCAAAGAAGAAAACACTAAACTGAAAACAAGAGGGAGAGTGCAAAACTAATGTTTCTAGCAGAATTTTCAGGCAACGTAAAAAGTGGCTGGAATTGACAAGGGTGTAAAAATGTATTCCTTCCCAGTATATCATGTTGGATAGCCTAAGACAGAAAAGAATTTGAACTAATGATAATTAATAAAAACTTTGACAGGAACAAATATTTTAGATGCTTAGCCCCACCTACCGCCTATGTATTGTCAATGTTAAAATCAGTTAAAACTTAAAAAGAAGAATTCAAGTCTGTACTAATTCTTTCACAATCATTCAGTTACCACTGTTCAATTAAAACAGTACATAAGCATTAGCTACAGACTCCAAAATTAAACACTTGACTTACTGAATCTATCAAATATTGAAAAAGCCTCAAAACAAAGTAAGACGGCTAGCTTCCTATTAAAAATCTTTCTTGTACTGGTGGAAAATGAGTAGTTAATTGAGCATAGAATGATTAGCAACATAATGGATGATCAATTACTTTATCACTAATCTTAGGGTGAAAACACCAGCTTTGAAGAACACAATAAGCCAAAGAACACGGAATGTAGAATAGCTCTTCTCAAATATCATGTCAGGTTGACACAACTACAACAAGACATGAGCTAAATCTATCTATGATGCTACCTCAGAGTCTATGGTCTTAAGCATTCCTAGCAGTAAATACAATTGGCAGTTTACGATAAGTGACCAACAAAATATTAGTCACTCTCACATAGAATGCTGAGTTGCTGACCAACAACTTTCTTTTGGTTGAGGGCTTCATCCACATGTAAATGACAACAGCAGATCAGTGAAAAGTCAGAACATCACCAAGTTTGTCGAAGCACCAACCACAAATGGCTCCATCAGCAACCGTGTCAAGAAGTAGAATGTCACTCCCAGCATAATAGAAATTGGGAGTGCAGGTAGCGCATGACGGCATATGGAAAGCAAGATAAGGGTGCAACCAAGCCCAGCAATGATGGCGAGGTAGCATGCATAAACAGTCATCAGATCATACATGGCAGCTCTCCCAACAAGCACACTGTAGAAAATAAAATCACCAAGGCCCAGCTTGATGCCCCTGGTAGATTCAAACATCTCAAAATCCAGAGGCTCTGACGATGAACTTTGTCTATGCTCCTCATCCAAAGCTGCATTGTTGGTAGATGTTGCAGATACCAAAGGTGATGTCTCTTCTTCGTCAGGATGTTCAATTTGAATGATGGCATGCTGTGAACTCCCACCTTGGTTTGCTGTCAGCTCTGCTGAAGTCACTGGTACCTCCCTTTCAAGGTTCTCCATTTGGAGCACAGAACCTCTTGACCTGTTTATCTCACCAATACTTGATCGGCCTCTTCGAAGATCCCTCATTTCCACAACGGCAGGGCTGGCATCTTCCTCCTGCTCCACCCGGTCATACCGACTGCCACCGATCTGACCAGAATCTGTCATGGTTTGCATCTCCACAGACCCCATGGCTGAAGCATAAGAGGAAGAACTTGTGGCTGGTCCGACAGTAGGCCGAGACTCGTAGACGAGTGCCGGTAGCTCATCATCCCTGGAGGAGGCCAGCTCCACAAGCATCCTGAGCGGTCCCCGGGGTGCAAGCACGGCGACGAGGTCGTACACGGCGAGCGCGACGAGCATGATCCACGTGGTCCACTCGGGGAGCCTGGAGAGCCAGGCAGCGACGATGACGGCGAGGGCGACCATGTACCCCTGGCGGACGAGGATGGGGACGGCGGAGGCGAAGACAGAGAGAACCCCGACAGCGGCGCCGTTGAAGAGGAGCAGGAGCGCGGTGGGCGCATCGAGCGGGGCCGCGAGGCGGCGGAGCACGGCGGCGACGATGGCGCCTCCCATGGAGAAGATGACGAAGAAGGCGGAGAAGCGCATGTAGTTCTTGAGGAAGCCCGTGCAGCGGTAGTAGTAGAGCGCGACGAGGACGAAAGTGACAGCGGCGACGAGGGCAACGAAGACGGCGGCGTCGAGGAGCGCGCCGAGGAGCTTCTGGCCCGGAGAGTCGTTAGGGGACTCGAGGTAGACGAGTGTGGCAGCGGTGACTGGCGGGGGCGAGGCCGCCGCGGACCCGGAGGACGGCGGCGAGAGGAGGGAGATGAGGAGCACGACGAGGGCCATGCAGATGGAGACCGGGGACATgaccgccagcacctccgcgCCGAGGGTGTCGAGAACGGAGGTGGCGCTGACGGGCTCCTCCACAGCGGGCGCCgacaaggcggcggcggcgggatccatgccgcggagagggaggaggagaggggagaCCGAGATCGATGGGGAATTTCTCGCGCTCCTCGGCGTGAGACCGACCAGGGTAGGAGCTTTCAGGTTTTCGATTTGGTCCACGCGTTTGTGCGCAATTGCGTCCAAAATCTCAAATTTCTCTGTTGAAATGTTTACCAATCAAGCATTATCTAGAAAGCAGCacaaaaatattttatttttctatactgaGTTCAAACTTCAAAAAATAGACACTCAAATCAAACATAAGTATATGCAGCAACCAACACTCATATATGCACGCACATTTAAGCTCACTCATAAACCGGTCTATATAGATGTCGGAGATAAAAGCTTACGATGGAGTATTCTTTCTGGTCCCTTCCTCCTCGCGCCTggctgtatttttttaaaaaaatggaaaGGGATTCCGTTACTCAGAGCCCGCACAATCGGCAGCTACAAATCGactagggccatgtttagttcccccatTTTCCAGAATTtagcactatacaaaaagaagatttcctgtcacatcaaacttgcggtacatacatggagtactaaatgttgacgaaatcaaaaattaattgcacagtttggttgtactctacgagacgaacgttttgagcctaattagtcaacgattggacaattattaccaaataaaaacaaaacgctaccgTGCATGAACAGTGCCACCGAATCCGGCGGCGCTCCAACTAAACACGGCCTAGATACAATCTAGGATAGAATCCATAATTGGATCATCCTCCTTCGTACACTCATTCCCAAACACCGCTAGGGCATGAGCAACCCTATTACACGACATCAGAATTTAGCTAACGCCTAGATGAATGGCAGTCGCTGCGGGGGTGTTCGGTTTcttggactaaattttagtcatgcCATATCGGACGTtcagatgctatttaggagaactaaatatgagttaattataaaactaattacatagatggagactaatttacgagacgaatttattaagtctaattaatccgccattagcacatatttactgtagcaccacattgtcaaatcgtggactaattaggcttaaaaaatcgtctcgcaaattagccacaatctatgcaattagttatttttttcgtctatatttaatacttcatacatgtgtccaaacatccgataggacagggactaaaattttcctgtaggaaccaaacacccccgcaGACAGGCCACAACCTCCGCATGGCATAATCAGCCTTGCCCTGTAGAGACCATGTCTCCATCTTCATCATGGATGATATAGCCCAACCCTCCTCCACCGGTATCCTTGTGAAAGGAAGCATCACAGTTAACTTCCAGGAAATTTGGAACTGGCTTTTGCCACACCTGCTCCCTCCTTCACTCTACCTCTTGCTCTCGCGACATCCCTCCCACGTAGGCTTGGACAGAATTAACGATGAGCGGCACTGGTCTCCTCTTTCCCTCCTCTCTAATTCTATTCCTCTCTGACAACCACGACCACATTCCTGTTGCCATTTTCATTTGGGAATCCCCTTTCAGCTCTAACATGTGAGCCAATCTTTCTCTCCACCCTTCCATACCTAGCCCGGCCCAAAGGTCTTAACCAAATGGCAT
Coding sequences within:
- the LOC136451951 gene encoding presenilin-like protein At1g08700, whose translation is MDPAAAALSAPAVEEPVSATSVLDTLGAEVLAVMSPVSICMALVVLLISLLSPPSSGSAAASPPPVTAATLVYLESPNDSPGQKLLGALLDAAVFVALVAAVTFVLVALYYYRCTGFLKNYMRFSAFFVIFSMGGAIVAAVLRRLAAPLDAPTALLLLFNGAAVGVLSVFASAVPILVRQGYMVALAVIVAAWLSRLPEWTTWIMLVALAVYDLVAVLAPRGPLRMLVELASSRDDELPALVYESRPTVGPATSSSSYASAMGSVEMQTMTDSGQIGGSRYDRVEQEEDASPAVVEMRDLRRGRSSIGEINRSRGSVLQMENLEREVPVTSAELTANQGGSSQHAIIQIEHPDEEETSPLVSATSTNNAALDEEHRQSSSSEPLDFEMFESTRGIKLGLGDFIFYSVLVGRAAMYDLMTVYACYLAIIAGLGCTLILLSICRHALPALPISIMLGVTFYFLTRLLMEPFVVGASTNLVMF